One Candidatus Chazhemtobacterium aquaticus genomic window, CATAAGCCTGCCAACTCTTTAGATCTCCACCATGATTCTTCAAGCAATCACCCACATGCCCATTACATCCTTTCCAATTATCACCCCCCCTGCTTAAAACCACATCGATCTTAAAGTTTTCATACTCTTTTTCCAAATCCATCCATTCTTTCATCCAAAATAAATCCTCCTCATGCCTCATCCCCCAATATAGTCTCACTGGCCGAACCTCTCTCTTAATTTTTAACAAATCATTAATCATTGGCCGAAGTGGTACCACCCCACTGCCTGTTCCCACCATCAAAAAACCCTTTGTGTCTTGCCTTAAATGCCCATCACTAACCACAAACTCACCCATTGGTCCCAGCACCTCAACCTCATCACCCACCTCCAAATCCAACACATAACGACTCCCCACACCCATCGGGGCCGTATCAACTACCAACTGTAACTCCTCTTCACCCGGATAACTTGCCAAGCTATAACTCCTTCTTTCCCCTTCTTCATTTACTTTAATGCTTACATACTGACCCGCCCTATACTCCAACCCTCCTCTTTCCAACCACAAAGACCAATAACTATTGGGCCACTTCTCTTTCCGTTTTACTCTCACTCGAACCTGTTTCATCTCCTTTGTATTTTCCATCACTTCTAACGCATACTATTCAAAATACTCATAAAAGTCTGCTCATATCCATTCTGTGGCTTTA contains:
- a CDS encoding ferredoxin--NADP reductase, with protein sequence MENTKEMKQVRVRVKRKEKWPNSYWSLWLERGGLEYRAGQYVSIKVNEEGERRSYSLASYPGEEELQLVVDTAPMGVGSRYVLDLEVGDEVEVLGPMGEFVVSDGHLRQDTKGFLMVGTGSGVVPLRPMINDLLKIKREVRPVRLYWGMRHEEDLFWMKEWMDLEKEYENFKIDVVLSRGGDNWKGCNGHVGDCLKNHGGDLKSWQAYVCGSREMVEETSKLLMSLGVGESEVNFEKFF